In Nocardia yunnanensis, one DNA window encodes the following:
- a CDS encoding MarR family winged helix-turn-helix transcriptional regulator, whose translation MTGERDALEQQLLDSLRRHAVDYESLRRAFAAWLALHPTDAKALAEIANHEVLGRQLTPAQLARSIHLSAGATSNLLNRLEHAGYVRRVREGRDGRKVLLHTGGQAAAVAHEFFDPLSARLIEVMDRYPVEQLRQIAGFLHEVHTTLRAVIADPPAARDSTV comes from the coding sequence GTGACCGGTGAACGCGATGCGCTGGAGCAGCAACTGCTCGACAGCCTGCGTCGTCATGCCGTGGACTACGAGAGCCTGCGCCGCGCTTTCGCCGCGTGGCTGGCGCTGCATCCCACCGACGCCAAGGCGCTCGCGGAGATCGCCAATCACGAGGTCCTGGGCCGGCAGCTGACGCCCGCGCAGCTGGCGCGCAGCATTCACCTCTCGGCGGGCGCGACCTCGAATCTGCTCAATCGCCTAGAGCACGCCGGTTATGTGCGCCGGGTCCGGGAGGGCCGGGACGGCCGTAAAGTCCTGTTGCACACCGGCGGACAGGCGGCTGCGGTCGCGCACGAATTCTTCGATCCGCTCTCGGCCCGGCTGATCGAGGTGATGGATCGCTACCCCGTCGAGCAACTGCGCCAGATCGCCGGCTTTCTCCACGAGGTGCACACGACGCTGCGCGCGGTGATCGCGGATCCCCCGGCCGCGCGCGACTCGACAGTGTGA